A window of Xenopus laevis strain J_2021 chromosome 1L, Xenopus_laevis_v10.1, whole genome shotgun sequence genomic DNA:
TGAATCAAATAGGAtaccattaaataaataaagaaaaatagacaATTTATACATATTATAACTTAAATATGAACAGTACATAACAATTCAGTGCAAAAGTCATCtgtatgaaaaaaattagatCGATTTCAGactatgtaaaacaaaaaagaaatgtttccctGATGGCATGGACAGATTTGTCAGCGTTATAAAGAGATGTTATCAGTTACAAAAGCACGAGATAAAGGCCCAAATTTCCGGTTGGACGGGCTACATTTCCCTACACAAGCGAGTGCCACGTGTCATTTGCCATCACACAACATCCTGAACaacatttcaaaataaacaatggaaacccCAAAATGCCAGAGCCCTTgaaatcctttaaacaaaaatgggATTTTCCTCCAACTGACATTCTGTGTAAATATTTCAATGTAAACGTTGCACATTATAGCACCAGGGCGGCACTTTGTAAGAATATGCATTGGATACTGAGGTATATCAAACGGTCTGAATATTTTTGGTGCaattaaatacacaaatacattgaatttgccaataaaatgtaaatgaaatggaTTGTTTAAACGACTTATATGTTTTTCATATGAGATATTCCTATGTCTGTGAGGTTATGCAAAAACGAGGTGTCTGTATAAACTTTGTATAGTTTTAATGTAAACTCCAATAAAAGATTTTCTAGATTtgacttgaaaatttgaaaataaaattcttttcaaaatgaaaatcttccaaaaacatacataaataaaatattcagaatGATGGCTTTCTCATCCACAGAGCAACCCCTCTCTCtactctagggatgcacccaggCAGACTCCCAGCACTTTTTGCAAGACTGGAATCCTAGGTATTCAATCGAATAGAAGCTGGATCCTGCAACAATTTTTACTGCCATTTTTTTGGTTTGTCTCCAGTCcacgtatgcaaattaagatttagtTTGGTACCTGACCAAAGCAAAGGTTTAGCTGTTTGGCTGAATTAAAAAATGACGTATGTGATGCATCCCGGATTCTAAAAGAAATCTAGTTCTGATCTATGAAATTTGCTtatggtttttattttgacaTGATGCAGGTTTCATGGATAATTGTGCGGCAAGAAATCTGTTTTGTGTCCATTCGGAAATGGAAAATGTATTCCAGGCTTTCCGTGCTTTATCCTGAAATATTGTTTTCCGACATTTGCCTAATTCCTTTAGATCTCTTCATAGAGTTCATCGAGGCTCTATCCACCCATTCCTGCACTATGTGCCTTTGTACTCTTGCAGGTTTAGAACCTTTCTTCAAGTATTGAAAAGACTTCTTCTTCTAATGTAGTTATTTGTTCCTTTGTTACAGTACTTCAGCAAACCCCAAACAAGGATGTAGCAGCATTTTGGAATAGATTTAACGAAGTTCACACAGGACCATCAAAGCCCATGCCACGTAGTGGTTAAGTAAACAGTGGCCAACAGAAAAGCTGCGTTCACTGGCAGCACTCGGAGATGTGCTCAAGTAAATTGTCACCAAGTCTGTCCTTGAAAATCCTGAAGCAGCGAGGACACTGGAGCTCATCCTGACCTCGTCTCTCAGAGGTAGAGTTCCTATGTGCTTCTGCCGCTTCAGCTGGTGCTACTTGTCTCCTGCCTTCTGTGTGCTCAGGGCTGCTGCCCCTCAGGGCTTCTGTCGTGTTCTTCttcacaaaggttttgtttttgttggagataaaaatgtggaaattccCAGCTGTCTCTCGATCCTCCTAACAGAGAAAAGAATGCAAGTTATTCACAGTGTCTTCCAGCTTTGCACTTCAGCAAATGCATCTCTGTCTCAGAGTGAGCGTGTATAAGCAAAGCCCCTGCCAGATGACTTACACTGCATCGCTACAGTGCAGCCAATACATAATTTCACCTTCATATATTCAGCttgcaattaggcaggttatatacagacataaaaggttgaactggatgtgactttttcaacctaacttactatgttatccTAAATAATAAGAATATTCTTACCATCCTTCGTGTTTGGCGTTGCAGGGTAGAAAGTTGTTCCAGGAGCTCTTGTATCCTACTCTGCGCTCTCTCTCGGTCTGACCTCTCGGATATGAAGTCGTCTTTGTAAACTAGCAGCTGCAAAATAGAAAGCACACACACTTAATATAAGCATGGACATACCCATAAAGTGACGGAACATGCAATATTCACACCTACGTGTTGAAACTCTatattaaaatacttaaattgTTCCTTTACATCTGCCACAGTGCTAGGATGAATTTATATGGCAATATATTAGCAACCCaaagaagaaaattaatttgGAACCCACATACCTGCTGCTCAAGCACCTGTATACGCTCTGAATCTGCAATTCTAGCACCGGCCATTTCTTCCTTCTCTTGTTTAAGTTTGGTGCACTCGTTCATCCTCTCCTCCAACAGTTTGTTCAGCCGGATGATCTCTTTTTGCAGGAGCTCCTTGTGGGTGTGGGCACTATGGGATGACTTGAGGTCGCTACGAGCCTTTAGCTCCTTCAGCTGAAGGTGTAGCCCCTTAACATACTCCTCTCTGCTGGCGTCATACTTCTGCCACTTTGCATTTAAATCTTCCACCTGGATGGGGCAAATGAAAACATTCCCGCCGTTAGCATTTCTAGATATTTCTAATTCTATATTTCAAAGACTTATGGGAAACAGGAATCAGGTctttatccctttaagttctcttTGCAATTCTGGGGAAAATACAGAGATCTGTGTCGAAAGATCCCAGAGCGATGCCCAAGAGGATATTACAGTAAAGATAAAAGAGGAACCTTATGACTGAAATACATTTGCATTGACTTACATGAACAACTTTCTGTTTTAATAAACGGTTCTCTTCCTGAAGTTTGCTGAGAGATGACTCATTGCTGCCGTCTAGATTCAGGATctgcaaatgaaaaagaaataagaacTCGTTAGATTAATTAAAGACAAACGAATGACAAAACGAATTCAATCAATACAGGGTCCGCATAACCATTATGACCAAATACAAATTATATAGACTATAGATATCCTGCACTTTATGTAACACAATATCTTTTCTGATCCAACCTTCTGTGGTTTGGTTCATTACTGTGGTTCCTGCACAAGGTGCCAAGCCACCAATGTGAGGTTCAATCAGAGACCACAGgcttaaaggaatttttttaaatttacgaGAACTTGTGACCCAAACCAGGCTTAATATCACATTTTGGTCAGGTTATAATCAATGAGAATACATTATTATGGTTTATTACATAAAAACTTATGGGCGAGATTCAATTtaaggaaataaatgaaagattaaaagtgaatttttttctctataaatattttccctgctgaaaaaggccgaatcctggctgaatcccgaaccgaatcctggattcggtgcatcccgaccGAAATGTAGACCGATGTGTTAACATTGAACATTAAAATCAAGGAAGGGCAgaccaaatccatcatttttggattcagacaaatcctccacaaaagaaTTGGTGAAAtaatgaaccaaatccaaatgtaAAGTTGAGAAAAAAACACATCATTGGTGAAATAAAAATGGACATGTTCAGTTGTTTGAAAGGCAAAGGACTTGAAGGGTTTAGAtatggtttaaataaaatcaagatTAAATTCTTGATTTGATGCCACCCCAATTAAAATAAACTGGAATTCTTCTCTCACCTTGTTGGGCCTTTCTGTGTGCACTGGCTGCTCCACGTTCCGAGTTGAATTTCTCTGTGTTTCTTCGAGACACTTGACCAACTGCTGACACATTTCCGCTGTGGTGGCCAGTTTGCGTCGGAGTTGTTGGCTTTCATCAGACAAGGACTGGCACAGGACCTCACTGGTGGCCTGAGCTCTCTCTTTATCAGTCAGTGTTTGCTGAAGGCGACAGATTTCCAGTTCTTTCTCATGCTGAGGCCAGCTGGCGTATTGTAGGACCTGCGTATCCTTATCTTCCAGCTGCCGATGTAGCCTCTTAATTTCCTACAAATATAATGGGTTTTGccattaaaattaatttacctAATTAATTTAAACTATCTTGAGGTGAAATAAAGCCTGTGCCTTTGCTAGAGGGGGGCAAGTCTTGTTTTCCTATTCTGGAACATGGTACAGACACAACTATGGGGACCTAGTATTGCTAATGAAGGTTTCTggaattatgtttttctttttgcagctcTTTAACGGAGTGGTTAAATTTCTGGATGATACCATCAAGTGTTGGAATGGAACAATAGCTTAAACATAAGAAATATGAAAGCCTTGAAATCAATGTCTACTGTAGCTGTCCAGAGCCTATCCCCAAAGGTTCTTTTTCCAATatagtataggcaccatctctccctactatacctgctatcccacagtcacactcccttcccagagactattatccactgttactataagcaccatctctccctactatacctgctatcccacagtcacactcccttcccagagactattatccactgttactataggcaccatctctccctactatacctgctatcccacagtcacactcccttcccagagactattatcccactgttactatagacaccatctctccctactatacctgctatcccacagtcacactcccttcccagagactattatcccactgttactataggcaatatctctccctactatacgtgttatcccacaatcacactcccttcccagagactattatccactgttactatagacactatctctccctactatacctgctatcccacagtcacactcccttcccagagactattatcccactgttactataggcaccatctctccctactatacctgctatcccacagccacactcccttcccagagactattatccactgttactatagacaccatctctccctactatacctgctatcccacagtcacactcccttcccagagactattatcccactgttactataggcaccatctctccctactatacctgctatcccacagtcacactcccttcccagagactattatccactgttactttaggcaccatctctccctactatacctgctatccacagtcacactcccttcccagagactattatccactgttactataggcaccatctctccctactatacctgctatcccacagtcacactcccttcccagagactattatcccactgttactataggcaccatctctccctactatacctgctatcccacagtcacactctcttcccagagactattatcccactgttactataggcactatctctccctactatacctgctatcccacagtcacactcccttcccagagactattatccactgttactataggcactatctctccctactatacctgctatcccacagtcacagttccttcccagagactattatcccactgttactataggcaccatctctccctactatacctgctatcccacagtcacactcccttcccagagactattatccactgttactatagacaccatctctccctactatacctgctatcccacagtcacactccctttccagagactattatccactgttactataggcaccatctctccctactatacctgctatcccacagtcacactcccttcccagagactattatccactgttactataggcaccatctctccctactatacctgctatcccacagtcacactcccttcccagagactattatcccactgttactataggcaccatctctccctaccatacctTCCACCCCCACATCCATAGTTATCCCTTCTACTACTAAAGATGTCAGAGTTGTGCTGACTGTACAGTTCTGATGTGAATATATGTTTTGCTACGGAGCTTCCCACTCTCTTCTATTTAATTGCCGCTCTGCCTGGTCCCACAACGTTGTATAATTGCTAAAAGAATTTCCTGCCACTCATGTCTATCACGAGATACAGTGAGTAGGTTTCCCTTATATAACTCATATGCCCACAAAATGCTTCTGTTGTGAGTCACATGAGACCAAAATAATCCAAAGTAacataaaacacatatatattatatatatatatatatatatatatatatatatatatatacacacacacacacatctatctatctatctatctatctatctatctatctatctatctatctatctatctatctatatagagaaaaaggagtGGTCTGAATTGTACAATGACTATGGAAGTATGACAGCCTGGAATTGTGACAATATGACTCACAGGGATTATTTGAGGACAAGAAGTACGGACAGGCTACACTGTCAGACAGACACAGATCCCTGGGAAAGGCACATATGAGTTTGATTACAGTAATTTAATCTATGGTCTATATAGGAGCTCCTtcaacagaaagtaaaaatgcaaGTTTCCAAACTGCTTCTAAAAATAATCAGCTGATCTCCTGGAAGCCACAAATTATCCTGGGGACAATGTGCCTCGTGGAGTTTAGAACTGTCatatctcaatatatatatatttatattcatggtGTATGGCAGCAAGTCCTATTCATACTGCTGGGTGCTGCCAGGGGATGATGGGATATTAACAACCACTAGTAGCTACACAGCACCCATGTAAGCCTTGTCACTAACACGCGAGAGAAAACAACAAGAGACACATTGCTGCATCACATTCTATTTACACCACAGGTTTATTGCTTGGGAGAAACTGGTTGAATGAAGGATACAAGGGAGAGCAGATAAGAATGATATAAAGACAGACAGCGGGACAGTAGACACTATAGATGCACCGAGGACATAACTACCTGGCTCAATGATTCCACCTTCTCCTGACAAGTCCTCTCCGTCTCCTTCAGTTTGCTCTTCATCAAGGACAACTGCTCCACCAAGCTCTCCACCAAGGACTTAGAAGAACTCACTTGATGTTCCTCAACCCCAAGGGCGGCCTGGCTGACCATCAGCTTCTGGATGAGACTTTCCTTGAGCAGCAGTTTTTGTTTGAGGCTGTTCACCTCCTGTTTGGCTTCATGATATAAAGAGTTGAGGGAATGGTAACTCTGGACCTTTTTCTTCAGAGCTCTGTTTTCCTTGTGCTGTTTACCCACAGTCTCTTCCAAAACTTTGAACCTGGCCACCAGGGCATCTGTGTTGCCATCACTGATAGAAGCCATTGCACTGACCCAACCGAGCGCCTCCACACGGGTCACGTGCTGCACTGACCAATCCGAGTTGGGGGGCAGCTGCGACCAGTTATAGTTCCTTCCAGTCACTCAGAGCAGACTGTACAAAGCTTTGCCGTTTGAGTCAGTGAGTCTGGAGCACTTCTGCCTCCTGTACTCTTTAATACTCCGGAAGGCGGGGCCTGGGAATTCCCTCTGGGGCTTTCCCTCCTCTCACCAGCGGAGTTTTCTAGTACTTTTATACAAGCAGCCGGACTCCGTCTCTCAAACAAAGAAATACCCTCACTTGTCCCCACGGGCAGCCCGGCTCTCCCCTGGAAGCCGGGACTTATTATCTCAGCGGCTCTCATGCTGCCCGGGAACTGTGAGAGACGCCGCTCTGAACCGAGTCGAGCCGATTCCCTCTCCGCCAATGGCCTCCTAGTATCTGTCATCGAGCCGAGGGGctgaactgcgcatgcgcactaccGCCTTCCAGGCACCGTGGCCTCAGGGCAATTGGGGATATGCGTGTGTCTCTGTGGGGTACACAGACAAAAGACCAATAGATAGATGCAGGGCCTGGATTTGCTAACGGGGTGCCCCAAAGGCCCATTGGTGCTGCGCCAATAAAGCAAGTTAAAAACTCACCTCAGGAGGCACctccagttaccaggggcgggaAAAACGTTGCGAGAAATTCAATCTTGTGAgagaaaataacataaaaaaaacaaacaaatacaaaaagtattgtagaagtgacaCTCTTGTGAGAGAGAAAGCAATTGTGCTCTCCACACTAACGGTGCAGACCCACCAGGTAGCAACATAACAACATGAGCCTCCTCACGCGGCATCTCAAATAGACACTTTGCCAGCCAAATGGCCCTCACACTTCCACTCCACTTCTCTCCCgttccaggtctggactgggattcaaaataggccctggcatttaagcacacataggcccaaacagacccgcagtagcccaataaatagcgactgtctatggcatcttacagcagcccctctggcatttgccagaacccacagccaAGCCAGGATTTCTCAGGCCGGCGCccctaggtagggttgccacctggcctgtaaaaatgatggctgatcccaatgttattaatagggaaaaaagttaaatatattggaaggccggtatttttttccagaaaaggtggcaaccctacccctagTCCACGCGGCCCAATCTGCACCCTCATATTtttccgccctaggcccgggcctatatggcctcaccacaaatccgggcctgcccacagcagggttgccaggtcttattttccaagtcagctacaaaactagccaagaggctcTTCAAAAGTAGCCCCAAAATAGCACATGTGcggtgaaaaaaaagtctaaaaaataaatgaatacatatgcaaacaggcaaattttcactttttttccatgaaacaaaatgggacagatttgcacGTGACGAGGGGCGTAACTGCcgagggggccccataaggccctaatatatatacagtttcactaaatattggtaaaacggctcaacctgtagacattttggtggccagcagatctTTGCCcgaaaattgtctgaaattgaggaaagtcactggaaaatgtgtgAATGATTAAGAGCGACGGGAAaatggggtacagagcccaaaatctgttaactcccaacttctacacaagtcagctGGGTATTGGGTGCCTgggtgcatgctgggtattgtagtcttacatgcATTTGGGAGACGCATACTTGACACATTTGGGcaagaaaaactttggctggtttccaaagtacaaaccagccaaaagcccaaaaagtagcccaaatccctaccttggctagtttgtactttcaaaacccgcctgggctttaaataagtagcccaatttggctggaaaaccaccaacctggcaaccatgacccacagattgccagtccaggcctgctcgcTCTCGCTCATATGCACAAATTTCTATTCTTGGGACTTAGCGCAAAGGagatttaaacagaaaaatttcctgtgcacccaATTTTAAAAACGAAAGAAAATTTATGAGGCTATGTGAAGTGCCACCCCTAGGCTCAGACCTTTGTGACCTTCCCACAAATGTGGACCAGGATAAATGGATATATAGGAAAGGCAGTGTCGGACTcacccaccaggataccagaaaaactcccgtgGGCCCAAGAGTctcttgtttctaaccatttggtctatttcatggtcattccctatttctttatgggaacaaagatgcttaataatggaagaatatagtaagtagatataaaatactaggagaataaagaggttgagttaggagaagaagtataatagtttggaaagtgggcccccaGCCTAA
This region includes:
- the tnip2.L gene encoding TNFAIP3 interacting protein 2 L homeolog, whose product is MASISDGNTDALVARFKVLEETVGKQHKENRALKKKVQSYHSLNSLYHEAKQEVNSLKQKLLLKESLIQKLMVSQAALGVEEHQVSSSKSLVESLVEQLSLMKSKLKETERTCQEKVESLSQEIKRLHRQLEDKDTQVLQYASWPQHEKELEICRLQQTLTDKERAQATSEVLCQSLSDESQQLRRKLATTAEMCQQLVKCLEETQRNSTRNVEQPVHTERPNKILNLDGSNESSLSKLQEENRLLKQKVVHVEDLNAKWQKYDASREEYVKGLHLQLKELKARSDLKSSHSAHTHKELLQKEIIRLNKLLEERMNECTKLKQEKEEMAGARIADSERIQVLEQQLLVYKDDFISERSDRERAQSRIQELLEQLSTLQRQTRRMEDRETAGNFHIFISNKNKTFVKKNTTEALRGSSPEHTEGRRQVAPAEAAEAHRNSTSERRGQDELQCPRCFRIFKDRLGDNLLEHISECCQ